Proteins found in one Pseudomonadota bacterium genomic segment:
- a CDS encoding KR domain-containing protein — protein TPSIGSTDASLWVGRLKDKLVKTTGYPPEMLEVNLDLEADLGVDSVQRAEIWVSLTTEHGLDPSVRPTGARTIAQLAESLAGMGGTPATAGTIGRETSTAPAVYTDSDVRLFASVAAPFDRSAAAPFACRRVLAIAAEDDAAAAQLKKRLGERGVEVDVARASGVARMSVIEVAGAIDACDTIVYLAHAGAIEAPFDGRSLRGALAKEVATLYQTARALVPALEKKPRRVIFPVAMDGAFGTTPALARPLGAFPAGFVRCLARELPQCAVQLVDGGEHGILDAVEASIDFVPGQLEWGMTGSGAAVPRTSALAPAGTLLAPLSRGDLVLVTGGARGVVFECVMELARRTGCRLLLTGRTELPMGRPEWLRTPPERIDGVIRDMEIRLVKDEGKKLQEAKRIGAKARSQWELSRNLDAMEAAGVEGRYERCDVTDAKAFSALLAQLADAKEIVRGVVHGAGIQKSKLVTELADDAINATVATKLDPIFTMLDALDWSKVKLLSAFGSIAGLFGNAGQSDYGLANDLLAWLVAEIGARHPHVKAQTVEWTAWVGTGMVSEEEAKRFAQVGLQPLDVRTGVRLYAEATLGAAHQRVAAFNASAPFTSVRPIAEFPLAARPQERLLFDGPVGGPPLAVFSERHHPYIRQHLVRLEPVVPGTFVVELLAEATEGSGRTPTAIQFRRPLGVRAGEVAVEVVEDGDSAYVVPKDRPALAGRALANLAFASCRLEAGGAPPADDFKVSKKDVAALLEEGAAGGAGFYRLLDSKFSGALKTGPAFRGIRATAEKDGLFLASAWLTDDAMASIAVPGRFVFNPVLADMAVQAAAAWAMIRFDRMEIPFEIGALHVLGPTRDRRSIVVCRAHEMDAERTVVDLVVREPDGRPILAMDRLVLRTIEAAGG, from the coding sequence ACTCCGTCCATTGGGTCCACCGACGCTTCCCTCTGGGTAGGCCGCCTCAAGGACAAGCTCGTGAAGACCACCGGCTACCCGCCGGAGATGCTCGAGGTGAACCTGGACCTCGAGGCGGATCTCGGGGTGGATTCCGTGCAGCGCGCGGAGATCTGGGTGTCGCTGACGACCGAGCACGGGCTGGATCCGAGCGTCCGGCCGACGGGCGCGCGGACGATCGCGCAGCTCGCCGAGAGTTTGGCGGGGATGGGTGGGACACCTGCAACAGCTGGGACCATTGGGAGAGAGACATCCACCGCTCCTGCTGTGTACACCGATTCGGACGTCAGGCTCTTCGCGTCGGTCGCCGCGCCGTTCGACAGGAGCGCTGCCGCGCCGTTCGCGTGCCGGCGCGTCCTCGCGATCGCGGCCGAAGACGACGCCGCGGCGGCGCAGCTGAAGAAGCGGCTGGGCGAGCGCGGGGTAGAGGTCGACGTGGCGCGCGCCTCCGGGGTCGCGCGGATGTCCGTCATCGAGGTCGCCGGCGCGATCGACGCCTGCGACACGATCGTCTACCTGGCCCACGCCGGCGCGATCGAAGCGCCGTTCGACGGCCGCTCCCTCCGGGGGGCGCTCGCGAAGGAGGTCGCGACGCTGTACCAGACCGCGCGCGCGCTCGTGCCGGCGCTCGAGAAGAAGCCGAGGCGCGTGATCTTTCCTGTCGCCATGGACGGCGCGTTCGGAACCACCCCGGCGCTCGCCCGGCCGCTCGGCGCGTTCCCGGCGGGGTTCGTGCGCTGCCTGGCGCGGGAGCTCCCCCAGTGCGCGGTGCAGCTCGTCGACGGTGGCGAGCACGGGATCCTCGACGCGGTCGAGGCGTCGATCGATTTCGTCCCGGGCCAGCTCGAGTGGGGCATGACCGGCTCCGGCGCCGCCGTGCCGCGGACCTCGGCGCTCGCGCCGGCGGGGACGCTCCTCGCGCCGCTCTCGCGCGGCGATCTCGTCCTGGTCACCGGCGGGGCGCGCGGCGTCGTGTTCGAGTGCGTGATGGAGCTCGCAAGGCGGACCGGCTGCCGCCTCCTCCTCACCGGCCGCACGGAGCTGCCCATGGGCCGCCCCGAGTGGCTCCGCACGCCGCCCGAGAGGATCGACGGCGTGATCCGCGACATGGAGATCCGCCTCGTCAAGGACGAGGGGAAGAAGCTCCAGGAGGCGAAGCGCATCGGCGCCAAGGCGAGATCGCAGTGGGAGCTCTCGCGCAACCTCGATGCGATGGAGGCCGCCGGCGTGGAGGGGCGCTACGAGCGCTGCGACGTCACGGACGCGAAGGCGTTTTCGGCGCTCCTCGCGCAGCTGGCCGACGCGAAGGAGATCGTGCGCGGCGTGGTGCACGGCGCGGGGATCCAGAAGTCGAAGCTCGTGACCGAGCTGGCGGACGACGCGATCAACGCGACCGTCGCGACCAAGCTCGACCCGATCTTCACCATGCTCGACGCGCTCGATTGGTCCAAGGTCAAGCTGCTCAGCGCGTTCGGGTCGATCGCGGGGCTGTTCGGCAACGCGGGGCAGTCCGACTACGGCCTCGCCAACGACCTGCTCGCGTGGCTCGTCGCCGAGATCGGCGCGCGCCATCCCCACGTCAAGGCGCAGACCGTCGAGTGGACGGCCTGGGTCGGGACCGGCATGGTCTCCGAGGAGGAGGCGAAGCGGTTCGCGCAGGTCGGCCTGCAGCCGCTCGACGTCCGGACCGGCGTGCGCCTGTACGCCGAGGCGACGCTCGGCGCCGCGCACCAGCGTGTCGCTGCGTTCAACGCCTCCGCGCCGTTCACCTCGGTGCGGCCGATCGCCGAGTTCCCGCTCGCCGCGCGGCCACAGGAGCGGCTGCTCTTCGACGGCCCGGTCGGCGGGCCGCCCTTGGCCGTCTTCTCGGAGCGACACCACCCGTACATCCGGCAGCACCTCGTGCGGCTCGAGCCGGTCGTGCCGGGCACGTTCGTCGTCGAGCTGCTCGCCGAGGCGACTGAGGGGAGCGGCCGCACGCCGACCGCGATCCAGTTCCGGCGCCCGCTCGGCGTCCGCGCCGGCGAGGTTGCGGTGGAGGTCGTCGAGGACGGCGACTCGGCCTACGTCGTCCCCAAGGACCGGCCGGCGCTCGCCGGCAGGGCGCTCGCGAACCTCGCGTTCGCGTCGTGCCGCCTCGAGGCGGGCGGGGCGCCGCCAGCGGACGACTTCAAGGTCTCGAAGAAGGACGTCGCGGCGCTGCTCGAGGAGGGCGCGGCGGGCGGCGCGGGGTTCTATCGGCTGCTCGACTCGAAGTTCTCGGGCGCGCTCAAGACGGGCCCCGCCTTTCGCGGCATCCGCGCCACGGCCGAGAAGGACGGGTTGTTCCTGGCGAGCGCGTGGCTCACGGACGACGCGATGGCGTCGATCGCGGTCCCGGGCCGCTTCGTCTTCAACCCCGTGCTCGCCGACATGGCGGTCCAGGCCGCCGCCGCGTGGGCGATGATCCGCTTCGATCGGATGGAGATCCCGTTCGAGATCGGCGCGCTGCACGTCCTCGGGCCGACGCGCGACAGGCGCTCGATCGTCGTGTGCCGCGCCCACGAGATGGACGCGGAGCGGACCGTCGTGGATCTCGTCGTGCGCGAGCCGGACGGGCGCCCGATCCTCGCCATGGATAGGCTCGTCCTGCGGACCATCGAAGCGGCGGGCGGCTGA